A genomic window from Microbacterium sp. ET2 includes:
- a CDS encoding BLUF domain-containing protein, whose protein sequence is MSITGGDELVSVVYVSRAKADVGDDTLRDILTESRENNAQSGVTGVLLYRDGRFVQVLEGPRDSVQSLVATITADPRHGDIRIVLDEPIDERQFGDWTMEFRPVATPQRKLPRGFRDSFDDLDAAESPDSAARAVHDIGLWVKARTRA, encoded by the coding sequence ATGAGCATCACCGGCGGCGACGAGCTCGTGTCGGTCGTCTACGTCAGCAGGGCCAAGGCGGATGTCGGGGACGACACGCTCCGCGACATCCTCACCGAGAGCCGCGAGAACAACGCCCAGTCAGGCGTGACGGGCGTGCTGCTCTATCGCGACGGCCGTTTCGTGCAGGTGCTCGAGGGCCCGCGCGACTCGGTGCAGAGCCTGGTGGCCACGATCACCGCCGACCCGCGTCACGGCGACATCCGCATCGTGCTCGACGAGCCGATCGACGAGCGCCAGTTCGGCGACTGGACCATGGAGTTCCGCCCCGTCGCCACCCCGCAGCGCAAGCTGCCCCGGGGCTTCCGCGACTCGTTCGACGACCTGGATGCTGCGGAGAGCCCCGACAGCGCCGCCCGCGCCGTCCACGACATCGGCCTGTGGGTGAAGGCGCGGACGCGCGCATAA
- a CDS encoding heavy metal translocating P-type ATPase — translation MTCASCANRIERKLNKLDGVTASVNYATEMAHVDVPAGTDPASLIAEIEKTGYTAALPAPPEPDPAAAPTEGRDDPELRSLRHRLIGSVILGVPVILLSMIPALQFTYWQWAALTLAAPVVVWAAWPFHRAAGLNLRHGAATMDTLISVGVTAAFLWSLWALFFGTAGEPGMIHPFTLAIAPSDGSANIYLEVAAGVTMFVLAGRYFEKRAKRRAGAAMRALLDMGAKDVAVRRGASEVRIPIGDLRVGDEFIVRPGEKIATDGVIVEGRSAVDASMLTGESVPVEVTLGDTVVGATVNAGGRLVVRATRIGADTQLAQMARLVDEAQSGKAEVQRLADRISGVFVPVVIAIAVGVLGAWLGAGFGAEAAFTAAVAVLIIACPCALGLATPTALLVGTGRGAQLGILIKGPEVLEQTRRVDTIVLDKTGTVTSGRMTLTGVVATAGVSDDELLRLAGAVEDASEHPIARAVASAARERFGDLLAVASFQNLEGRGVHGIVDGHLVVVGRASLLAEWAVPVDDALAAAVREAEGGGATAVIVGWDGAARGILTVSDQVKPTSAEAVAAFRRLGLTPVLLTGDNDTVARRVAAEVGIDEVIAEVLPAGKVEVVKRLQGEGRVVAMVGDGVNDAAALAQADLGLAMGTGTDVAIEASDLTLVSGDLRAAADAIRLSRRTLGVIKGNLFWAFAYNVAAIPLAALGLLNPMLAGAAMAFSSVFVVSNSLRLRRFRSDFRGSAEYAAIPGRSS, via the coding sequence ATGACGTGCGCGTCGTGCGCCAACCGCATCGAGCGCAAGCTCAACAAGCTCGACGGCGTGACGGCGAGCGTGAACTACGCCACCGAGATGGCGCACGTCGACGTGCCCGCGGGCACCGATCCGGCTTCGCTCATCGCCGAGATCGAGAAGACCGGCTACACCGCCGCGCTCCCTGCGCCGCCCGAGCCCGACCCGGCGGCCGCGCCGACCGAGGGGCGTGACGACCCCGAACTGCGGTCGCTGCGGCACAGGTTGATCGGCAGCGTCATCCTCGGGGTTCCCGTCATCCTGCTCTCGATGATCCCCGCCCTGCAGTTCACGTATTGGCAGTGGGCGGCGCTCACGCTCGCCGCGCCCGTCGTGGTGTGGGCGGCGTGGCCGTTCCACCGTGCGGCGGGGCTCAACCTCCGCCACGGCGCCGCGACGATGGACACCCTCATCTCGGTGGGCGTCACGGCGGCGTTCCTCTGGTCGCTGTGGGCGCTGTTCTTCGGCACCGCCGGTGAGCCCGGCATGATCCACCCCTTCACGCTCGCCATCGCGCCGAGCGACGGGTCGGCGAACATCTACCTCGAGGTCGCCGCGGGCGTGACGATGTTCGTGCTCGCGGGGCGATACTTCGAAAAGCGCGCGAAGCGCCGGGCCGGTGCGGCGATGCGGGCCCTGCTCGATATGGGGGCGAAGGATGTCGCGGTGCGCCGTGGCGCGAGCGAGGTGCGCATTCCGATCGGCGACCTCCGCGTCGGCGACGAGTTCATCGTGCGCCCGGGGGAGAAGATCGCCACCGACGGCGTGATCGTCGAGGGGCGAAGCGCCGTGGACGCCTCGATGCTCACGGGCGAATCGGTGCCCGTCGAGGTGACGCTCGGCGACACCGTCGTCGGTGCGACCGTCAACGCCGGCGGGCGGCTCGTCGTGCGTGCCACCCGCATCGGCGCCGACACGCAGCTCGCGCAGATGGCGAGGCTCGTCGACGAGGCCCAGTCGGGAAAGGCGGAGGTGCAGCGCCTGGCCGACCGGATCTCGGGCGTCTTCGTGCCCGTCGTCATCGCCATCGCGGTCGGCGTGCTGGGCGCGTGGCTCGGCGCCGGCTTCGGCGCGGAGGCGGCATTCACCGCGGCCGTCGCCGTGCTGATCATCGCCTGCCCCTGCGCGCTCGGCCTCGCCACGCCCACCGCGCTGCTCGTGGGGACGGGCCGCGGCGCGCAGCTGGGCATCCTCATCAAGGGACCCGAGGTGCTCGAGCAGACGCGCCGCGTCGACACCATCGTGCTCGACAAGACCGGCACGGTGACGAGCGGACGGATGACGCTGACCGGCGTCGTCGCCACGGCGGGCGTCTCGGACGACGAGCTACTCCGCCTCGCGGGGGCTGTCGAGGATGCGTCGGAGCATCCGATCGCACGTGCTGTTGCTTCGGCGGCGCGCGAGCGGTTCGGCGACCTGCTGGCCGTCGCTTCGTTCCAGAACCTCGAGGGGCGCGGTGTGCACGGCATCGTCGACGGACACCTTGTGGTCGTCGGGCGTGCGTCGCTGCTGGCGGAGTGGGCCGTGCCCGTCGACGACGCGCTCGCCGCGGCCGTGCGTGAAGCCGAAGGCGGGGGTGCGACCGCGGTGATCGTGGGGTGGGATGGCGCAGCCCGCGGCATCCTCACCGTCTCGGATCAGGTGAAGCCGACGAGCGCCGAGGCAGTCGCGGCCTTCCGCCGACTCGGACTCACGCCGGTGCTGCTCACGGGCGACAACGACACCGTCGCGCGGCGGGTGGCCGCCGAGGTCGGCATCGACGAGGTCATCGCCGAGGTGCTGCCCGCCGGGAAGGTCGAGGTCGTGAAGCGCCTGCAGGGCGAGGGACGCGTGGTCGCGATGGTGGGCGACGGCGTGAACGACGCCGCCGCGCTGGCGCAGGCCGACCTGGGCCTGGCGATGGGGACGGGGACGGATGTCGCGATCGAGGCCTCCGACCTCACGCTCGTCTCGGGGGACCTGCGCGCGGCGGCGGACGCGATCCGCCTGTCGCGGCGGACCCTCGGGGTCATCAAGGGCAACCTCTTCTGGGCATTCGCGTACAACGTCGCGGCGATCCCACTCGCGGCGCTCGGGCTTCTCAACCCCATGCTCGCCGGAGCGGCGATGGCGTTCTCGAGCGTGTTCGTGGTGAGCAACAGCCTGCGGCTGCGCAGATTCCGATCGGATTTCCGCGGTTCGGCGGAATACGCAGCAATACCCGGCCGTTCTTCCTAG
- a CDS encoding glycosyltransferase: MATYLLAANPIHGHVGPIVQVAGHLAREGHQVIVLTGSRFQGKVESAGAGFVALAGRADYDDRDQDSYLPDRARYRGVKRAEYDIRTIFVETIPDQYRGIREAIADVGPDAVLVDGAFAGVLPLISQTTRRPPVLGLGVTPLTQSSRVLGPHGMALPPAGGALGRMRYAGLNAFAQGVVFRPTQRAGVRAFAATGGRLKGFILDASRHFDRFLQTGTASMEYPRPDLASNTHFVGVLPQEETRGAAPEWWDELDGSRSIVHVTQGTIDNRDFTRLVRPTLDALADRDVLVVVTAGGRPAEWVGPVPANARVAAYLSYRDFLPRADIFITNGGYGGVQAALAAGVPVIVAGDTEDKPEVAARVAWTGAGVNLRTGTPDAASIARAVDSVLEHPSYRDNARRIARDAAGMDSLAEISGHLADATVMRPVR, encoded by the coding sequence GTGGCCACCTACCTTCTCGCCGCGAACCCCATCCACGGCCACGTCGGCCCGATCGTACAGGTGGCAGGTCATCTCGCCCGCGAGGGGCACCAGGTCATCGTGCTGACAGGAAGCCGGTTTCAGGGGAAGGTCGAGTCCGCCGGTGCCGGGTTCGTCGCCCTTGCCGGCCGTGCCGACTACGACGACCGGGATCAGGACTCCTACCTTCCCGACCGCGCCCGATACCGGGGCGTGAAGCGGGCGGAATACGACATCCGCACCATCTTCGTCGAGACGATCCCCGATCAGTACAGAGGGATCCGCGAGGCGATCGCGGATGTCGGTCCCGACGCCGTTCTGGTCGACGGCGCCTTCGCCGGTGTGCTGCCCCTGATCTCGCAGACGACCCGACGCCCACCGGTGCTCGGCCTCGGTGTCACTCCGCTCACCCAGTCGTCTCGGGTGCTCGGACCGCACGGGATGGCGCTGCCGCCCGCCGGGGGAGCGCTGGGGCGAATGAGGTACGCGGGATTGAACGCCTTCGCCCAGGGTGTGGTCTTCCGACCCACCCAGCGGGCCGGCGTCCGAGCATTCGCGGCCACCGGCGGCCGGCTGAAAGGCTTCATCCTCGACGCGTCCCGTCACTTCGACAGGTTCCTGCAGACCGGGACGGCGAGCATGGAGTACCCGCGCCCCGACCTGGCGTCGAACACCCACTTCGTCGGCGTCCTGCCGCAGGAGGAGACGCGCGGTGCGGCGCCCGAGTGGTGGGATGAGCTCGACGGATCCCGGTCGATCGTGCACGTGACGCAGGGCACGATCGACAATCGCGATTTCACCCGGCTCGTGCGGCCCACGCTCGACGCTCTCGCCGATCGCGACGTCCTCGTCGTGGTCACGGCGGGCGGTCGGCCGGCTGAGTGGGTCGGTCCGGTGCCGGCCAACGCACGTGTCGCCGCCTACCTTTCGTACCGAGACTTCCTTCCCCGCGCCGACATCTTCATCACCAACGGGGGATACGGCGGAGTGCAGGCCGCCCTCGCGGCCGGCGTTCCCGTGATCGTGGCGGGCGACACTGAGGACAAACCCGAAGTCGCCGCCCGCGTCGCGTGGACGGGGGCGGGCGTGAATCTGCGAACCGGTACACCCGATGCGGCTTCGATCGCGCGCGCCGTGGACTCGGTTCTGGAGCACCCGTCATACCGCGACAACGCCCGCCGCATCGCGCGGGATGCGGCGGGCATGGACTCTCTGGCGGAGATCAGCGGTCACCTCGCCGACGCGACGGTGATGCGACCGGTTCGGTGA
- a CDS encoding GntR family transcriptional regulator, whose protein sequence is MPETIAHPRAHGGSARGAQISARRVRDLLLAAIRAGRITPGSSLNEEHLMQTYSASRGAVRSALSQLTSIGILERRTRVGTRLVNAGVRIGVTDFAFGERGGVAIDVLEQRLVPSTPLLRERLQLDDEVVRMVENAFTLKGETIGIRTAYFSQAVTSDPTAIRQPATMSTVMRDFFGKEPGLVYAWIGAEISDARTSRILGIAEGAPLLRRELVYLDVDDDPIQVVFDAFRADRVSFDRGPISFS, encoded by the coding sequence ATGCCCGAGACGATCGCTCATCCCCGCGCACACGGCGGCTCGGCCCGCGGCGCACAGATCTCCGCGCGCCGCGTGCGCGACCTCCTTCTCGCCGCGATCCGCGCCGGAAGGATCACCCCCGGCTCCTCGCTCAACGAAGAGCACCTCATGCAGACCTACTCGGCCAGTCGCGGAGCCGTGCGCAGCGCCCTGTCACAGCTGACGAGCATCGGCATCCTCGAACGGCGCACCCGCGTCGGCACGCGCCTCGTCAACGCCGGCGTGCGCATCGGCGTCACCGACTTCGCCTTCGGCGAGCGCGGTGGGGTCGCCATCGACGTGCTCGAGCAGCGCCTCGTCCCCTCCACACCGCTCCTTCGCGAGCGCCTTCAGCTCGACGATGAGGTGGTCCGGATGGTCGAGAACGCCTTCACCCTGAAGGGCGAGACGATCGGCATCCGAACGGCCTACTTCTCGCAGGCGGTCACGAGCGATCCGACCGCGATCCGCCAACCGGCGACGATGTCCACCGTCATGCGCGACTTCTTCGGCAAAGAGCCGGGGCTCGTGTACGCGTGGATCGGAGCGGAGATCTCGGATGCCAGGACGAGCCGTATCCTCGGCATCGCCGAGGGCGCACCCCTCCTTCGCCGGGAGCTGGTGTACCTCGATGTCGACGATGACCCGATCCAGGTCGTGTTCGACGCGTTCCGCGCCGACCGCGTGAGCTTCGACCGCGGTCCGATCTCCTTCTCCTGA
- a CDS encoding BphX family protein: MTSLRWWFRSVGLVNIVLGILWLPALNAARLELSVPGWDAPIGGTAYRGFLDYTLLFSLDLLVLGAFLVATSFRPRPSRTLAWLAIALSAIRGILDDIYMIAAGYPLGAMLGFIALHATIIITGLFALRAASRDDAGVGRRSTARPLAPTH, translated from the coding sequence ATGACTTCATTGAGATGGTGGTTCCGCTCCGTCGGCCTCGTCAACATCGTCCTGGGCATCCTGTGGCTCCCCGCGCTGAACGCCGCTCGATTGGAGCTGAGCGTTCCCGGGTGGGACGCGCCCATCGGCGGCACGGCCTACCGAGGCTTCCTCGACTACACGCTGCTGTTCAGTCTCGACCTGCTGGTGCTGGGCGCGTTCCTCGTGGCCACGTCGTTCCGTCCGCGCCCGAGCCGCACGCTCGCGTGGCTGGCGATCGCGCTGTCGGCGATCCGAGGCATCCTCGACGACATCTACATGATCGCCGCGGGATACCCGCTGGGCGCCATGCTCGGGTTCATTGCCCTGCACGCGACGATCATCATCACCGGGCTGTTCGCACTGCGGGCGGCTTCTCGTGACGACGCGGGAGTCGGCCGCCGCAGTACGGCGCGCCCCCTGGCGCCGACCCACTGA
- a CDS encoding flavin reductase family protein has protein sequence MTAILTTPAPNERTPMLNPYSSESADPTLLRQAFSGFPCGVAALAAVVDDEPTVLVASSFSVGVSQDPPLVMFAVQKSSTTWPVLATADTLGISILGQAHAPVTRQLASKDKSQRFVGVETHISERGSIFLDQAPIWLDCSVEHVYPAGDHDIIVLRVLGLMSDFSHTPLVWHRSQFTTLAA, from the coding sequence ATGACCGCCATCCTGACGACGCCTGCTCCGAACGAAAGGACTCCGATGCTCAATCCCTACTCCTCCGAGTCGGCCGACCCGACGCTTCTCCGTCAGGCCTTCTCGGGGTTCCCGTGCGGCGTGGCGGCGCTGGCCGCTGTCGTCGACGACGAGCCCACGGTTCTCGTCGCCTCCTCGTTCTCGGTCGGCGTCTCGCAGGACCCGCCGCTGGTGATGTTCGCGGTGCAGAAATCCTCGACGACGTGGCCGGTCCTGGCGACGGCCGACACTCTCGGCATCTCGATCCTCGGCCAGGCGCACGCGCCGGTCACGAGGCAGCTCGCGTCGAAGGACAAGTCGCAGCGGTTCGTCGGCGTCGAGACGCACATCTCCGAGCGGGGTTCCATCTTCCTCGACCAGGCGCCGATCTGGCTCGACTGCTCCGTCGAGCACGTCTACCCCGCCGGCGACCACGACATCATCGTGCTGCGTGTCCTCGGCCTCATGAGCGACTTCTCCCACACCCCGCTGGTGTGGCATCGCTCGCAGTTCACTACCCTCGCGGCCTGA
- a CDS encoding TetR/AcrR family transcriptional regulator, protein MTPRSYSSPRRQADAARTRAAIVDAAAESFTEVGYVATTMKGIAERAGVSVQSVHLAGPKSALLIAAFERAFAGDEGRHSLSERPAMAEIMARADAADAIRGWLDYVAQANARTAGLVRAMGVAGETDQAAAEVVADLDARRRADIGLAARWLVGRGLLQSDAVEQATDELNYLVGPETYAFFVTRSGWSERRYRDWLENTLRRLLDGWAPPAAGETH, encoded by the coding sequence GTGACACCGCGAAGCTATTCGTCACCGCGTCGGCAGGCCGACGCCGCGCGTACGCGTGCGGCGATCGTCGACGCCGCGGCCGAGTCCTTCACCGAGGTCGGCTACGTCGCCACGACGATGAAGGGGATCGCCGAACGAGCGGGCGTGTCGGTGCAGTCCGTGCACCTCGCCGGGCCGAAGTCGGCGCTGCTCATCGCTGCGTTCGAAAGGGCGTTCGCCGGCGACGAAGGGCGCCACAGCTTGAGTGAGCGCCCGGCGATGGCGGAGATCATGGCGCGCGCCGACGCGGCCGATGCGATCCGTGGGTGGCTCGACTACGTGGCCCAGGCGAACGCACGCACGGCGGGGCTCGTCCGCGCGATGGGTGTCGCAGGCGAGACCGACCAGGCCGCTGCGGAGGTCGTCGCCGACCTCGACGCGCGCCGGCGCGCCGATATCGGACTGGCCGCTCGGTGGCTCGTCGGTCGGGGCCTCCTGCAGAGCGACGCCGTCGAGCAGGCGACCGACGAGCTCAACTATCTCGTCGGTCCCGAGACATATGCCTTCTTCGTCACCCGCTCGGGGTGGAGCGAGCGGAGATATCGCGACTGGCTCGAGAACACGCTCCGCCGCCTTCTCGACGGCTGGGCGCCACCTGCCGCCGGTGAGACCCACTGA
- a CDS encoding heavy-metal-associated domain-containing protein, producing MNAPVRLGLYAGGLALVFGASFGVAALVAPDAPSSAAETAEGAPGSHAEAPHSGPDTAPPGVSGLESGVSTESGGAVTGVTASDRGYTLSAVDAPAETGDAGTLSFEITGPDGDAVTEYDVAHEKDLHLIVVRTDGAEFRHEHPTLGADGSWTIPWTWDAAGGYRLYADFVPSELGEGLTLTGSLFVEGAVEATAPASETTASAGPYQVEMTGGLTAGASSTVGFAVTRDGEPVELEPYLGADGHLVALREGDLAYLHVHPEHADGHEPGTVSFAAEVPSAGAYLLYLDVQIDGVVHTAAFRMEAS from the coding sequence ATGAACGCCCCGGTTCGTCTCGGCCTCTACGCCGGAGGGCTCGCGCTGGTGTTCGGCGCGTCCTTCGGCGTGGCGGCGCTCGTCGCGCCCGACGCGCCGTCGTCGGCGGCCGAGACGGCTGAGGGAGCCCCCGGTTCCCACGCCGAGGCACCGCATTCCGGCCCAGACACCGCTCCCCCCGGGGTGTCTGGGCTCGAAAGCGGTGTCTCGACGGAGAGCGGGGGTGCCGTCACCGGCGTCACCGCCAGCGACCGGGGTTACACCCTGTCGGCGGTGGACGCTCCCGCGGAGACCGGCGACGCCGGAACGCTGTCGTTCGAGATCACCGGGCCCGACGGCGACGCCGTCACCGAGTACGACGTCGCGCACGAGAAGGACCTCCACCTCATCGTCGTCCGCACCGACGGCGCCGAGTTCCGTCACGAGCACCCGACCCTGGGTGCGGATGGCAGCTGGACGATCCCCTGGACCTGGGATGCCGCGGGCGGCTACCGCCTGTACGCCGACTTCGTGCCGAGCGAGCTCGGTGAGGGTCTCACGCTCACCGGTTCGCTGTTCGTGGAAGGTGCCGTCGAGGCAACGGCGCCTGCGTCGGAGACGACCGCGTCCGCGGGGCCCTATCAGGTGGAGATGACCGGAGGCCTCACGGCGGGCGCATCGTCAACCGTCGGCTTCGCCGTCACCCGCGACGGGGAGCCGGTCGAGCTCGAGCCGTACCTCGGCGCCGACGGCCACCTCGTGGCGCTTCGCGAAGGCGATCTGGCCTACCTGCACGTGCATCCCGAACACGCCGACGGGCACGAGCCGGGCACCGTGTCGTTCGCCGCCGAGGTCCCGAGCGCGGGCGCGTACCTGCTGTACCTCGACGTGCAGATCGACGGCGTCGTGCACACCGCAGCGTTCCGAATGGAGGCGTCGTGA
- a CDS encoding carboxypeptidase regulatory-like domain-containing protein: MTAEGARPVRPPFLPVPARRRDRWAAIAAASAVVAILAVGTGGAVASADANPTTTASPSPVASPSVSPSTQPTVAPGPEDESPLTGNLMGTVIIAGTGTELPGAEVTIIPSEPGINLVAVTNAQGMFRFPLLSIDAYEVRVTLRGFEPFETTVLVQTNSTTNIQVPLTPATVELRLDRSTVAPSESVQLTAAGFPAGDTVRIEVRNSSIPALSVTTDDAGSLSQRLTIPAGTKPGTYEIVVTGQSGHTAVAEFTVQAPAPLPATG; this comes from the coding sequence GTGACCGCCGAAGGAGCCCGACCCGTGCGACCACCGTTCTTGCCCGTGCCCGCCAGGCGACGAGACCGGTGGGCGGCGATCGCCGCCGCGTCGGCCGTGGTCGCGATTCTCGCCGTCGGCACCGGCGGCGCCGTGGCGTCCGCCGACGCGAACCCGACGACTACGGCGTCACCGAGCCCGGTCGCCTCGCCGTCCGTCTCGCCCTCGACACAACCGACTGTCGCACCCGGGCCTGAAGACGAGAGCCCACTCACGGGCAATCTGATGGGAACGGTGATCATCGCCGGCACCGGCACCGAACTCCCCGGCGCCGAGGTGACGATCATCCCCTCCGAACCGGGGATCAACCTCGTCGCCGTGACGAACGCACAGGGAATGTTCCGCTTCCCCCTGCTGTCGATCGATGCCTACGAGGTGCGGGTGACGTTGCGCGGATTCGAGCCGTTCGAGACGACGGTGCTCGTCCAGACGAACTCCACGACGAACATCCAGGTGCCCCTGACGCCGGCGACCGTCGAGCTCCGACTCGACCGTTCCACGGTGGCGCCGTCCGAATCCGTGCAGCTCACCGCGGCCGGATTCCCCGCCGGCGACACCGTGCGCATCGAGGTGCGGAACTCCTCCATCCCAGCACTGTCGGTGACGACGGATGACGCGGGCTCACTGTCGCAGCGACTGACGATCCCCGCCGGGACGAAGCCGGGCACCTACGAGATCGTCGTCACGGGCCAGAGCGGCCACACGGCGGTGGCTGAGTTCACAGTGCAGGCCCCGGCACCCCTTCCCGCCACCGGCTGA
- a CDS encoding NADPH-dependent FMN reductase: MIVTVVAGNPKPASRTLDAAHIVAQALSGRDADHAVDVVELGPGLLGWGDPTVADAVATVAASDLLVVASPTFKATYTGILKLFLDQFDTGTGLAGVTAVPLMLGAGPAHALAPDLLLKPVLVELGAVCPAQGLYLGDKVYDQPGSTDPWVARWGSAVLASATPDGSTP; the protein is encoded by the coding sequence ATGATCGTCACCGTTGTCGCCGGAAACCCCAAGCCCGCGTCGCGCACCCTGGATGCCGCGCACATCGTCGCGCAGGCGCTCAGCGGCCGAGACGCCGACCACGCCGTCGACGTCGTCGAGCTGGGCCCCGGACTGCTGGGCTGGGGCGACCCCACCGTGGCCGATGCCGTCGCCACCGTCGCCGCGAGCGACCTGCTGGTCGTCGCCTCACCGACGTTCAAGGCGACCTACACCGGCATCCTCAAACTCTTCCTCGACCAGTTCGACACCGGCACCGGTCTTGCGGGGGTCACCGCCGTTCCCCTCATGCTCGGTGCCGGGCCGGCTCACGCGCTCGCACCCGATCTGCTCCTCAAGCCCGTGCTCGTCGAGCTCGGTGCCGTCTGCCCCGCGCAGGGTCTGTACCTCGGCGACAAGGTCTACGACCAGCCCGGTTCGACCGACCCCTGGGTCGCCCGCTGGGGCTCGGCCGTCCTCGCCTCGGCCACCCCGGACGGGAGCACCCCATGA
- a CDS encoding heavy-metal-associated domain-containing protein: MSTTTEYTVTGMTCGHCEMSVREEVGEIAGLTVVDVSAQAGKLVVSAETPVDDAAVIAAVEEAGYQAARA; encoded by the coding sequence ATGAGCACCACCACCGAGTACACCGTCACCGGCATGACCTGCGGGCACTGCGAGATGTCGGTCCGCGAAGAGGTCGGCGAGATCGCGGGACTGACCGTCGTAGACGTGTCCGCCCAGGCCGGAAAGCTCGTCGTCTCGGCGGAGACTCCCGTCGACGACGCCGCGGTCATCGCCGCCGTGGAAGAGGCCGGCTACCAGGCGGCGCGCGCCTGA